A single region of the Bacteroidota bacterium genome encodes:
- a CDS encoding HDIG domain-containing protein has product MQRLRRLIPTKDLAKKGAITGGLILLLGMMFPRGSSFELEYKIGQVWTRQDLFAPFSFPISREAEEYGEEVAQARTNVYPVFERDQSVVDAQLSNLKNFFERLQAALAARTKFRSSGSPADSTVFAELSSRLQLNLYEREWNLLSRFSSAHILEMRDVILRIAEKHLQRGILDVEKNSLARPEIALRKGTVEEIVSAHVFTDENEVVGELDNDLIVQYSRDNDTADIAHKIIVLHIIPNIRFNAEATQQSIRTAIESVPKTAGFVQEGDRIVVKNERITYDIRQKLESLRKARVERGTVAPGPLQHLGIFLHVGVVVLLFGIYLRLFRRRIFCNNRRLGLIAFLMVLVGFFAYVTRVVDVAAPIEYLILVPVASMLLTIIFDSRVGFYGTVIIAFLVAGIRGNDYAVALAALIAGALSVYTVRGVRNRNQIIRSLGYIFLGYSATILALGMERIEPWMNILEALMFALTNSIISPVLTFGLLIFFERFARVTTDLTLIELSHFNHPLLKMLSEKAPGTYHHSMTMASLAEAAASVVGANEVLARVGALFHDVGKIEKPTYFVENQKGTRNRHDKLSPRMSSLIIQNHVKKGVSLAREHTLPEEVIDFIPQHHGTTRIDYFYRKAIELAENSDDETKIDEINEQDYRYPGPKPQTKETGILMLADSIEAAARTLDDPSPQKLESLIDDLFKKRFEEGELDESPLTLKDLTRIKKAFLGVLIGVYHGRVKYPESEKKSTGEKRDASESDKRGRIKEQVEESKPADVPAEEGNRASVFPKEERLSRRIKSIDTQ; this is encoded by the coding sequence GTGCAACGGCTTCGACGCCTCATTCCTACGAAGGATTTGGCGAAGAAGGGCGCAATAACCGGCGGACTGATACTCCTGCTGGGCATGATGTTTCCTCGCGGCTCGTCTTTTGAGTTGGAATACAAGATCGGGCAAGTGTGGACACGGCAGGATTTATTTGCGCCGTTTTCGTTTCCCATTTCCCGCGAAGCCGAGGAGTACGGAGAGGAAGTGGCGCAGGCAAGGACGAACGTCTATCCGGTTTTTGAGCGTGATCAATCGGTTGTCGATGCACAACTGAGCAACCTGAAGAATTTTTTCGAGCGTTTGCAGGCGGCATTGGCCGCCCGGACAAAGTTCCGGAGTTCCGGTTCCCCGGCTGACTCTACGGTGTTTGCCGAGCTCTCCTCCCGGCTTCAACTGAATCTGTACGAACGTGAATGGAACTTGCTCTCGAGATTCTCGTCCGCACACATTCTTGAAATGCGGGATGTTATCCTTCGTATAGCGGAAAAGCATCTGCAACGCGGCATTCTGGATGTGGAGAAGAATTCGCTTGCGCGGCCCGAAATAGCCTTGCGAAAAGGAACAGTGGAGGAGATTGTCTCTGCTCATGTGTTCACCGATGAGAATGAAGTTGTTGGGGAACTGGACAACGATCTGATTGTGCAATACTCGCGCGACAATGACACAGCGGATATTGCCCATAAAATCATTGTGCTGCACATAATTCCGAATATCCGGTTCAATGCGGAGGCGACACAGCAATCAATCAGGACGGCAATCGAATCAGTGCCCAAAACAGCGGGTTTTGTGCAGGAGGGCGATCGTATTGTCGTCAAGAATGAGCGCATCACATATGATATCAGGCAGAAACTCGAATCGTTACGCAAAGCAAGAGTGGAACGGGGGACGGTTGCGCCCGGACCCCTTCAGCATCTCGGCATTTTTCTTCATGTCGGTGTTGTGGTATTGTTATTCGGCATTTATCTGCGCTTGTTCCGCCGCCGGATTTTCTGCAACAATAGACGTTTGGGCCTGATTGCGTTCTTGATGGTACTTGTGGGCTTCTTCGCCTACGTCACGCGTGTCGTGGATGTCGCAGCGCCAATCGAATACCTCATTCTTGTTCCGGTTGCGTCGATGTTATTGACGATTATTTTCGATTCGCGGGTAGGGTTTTACGGAACGGTGATCATTGCATTTCTCGTCGCCGGTATACGAGGTAATGATTACGCGGTGGCACTTGCAGCGCTCATTGCGGGAGCATTGTCCGTATACACAGTCCGTGGTGTACGAAACAGAAACCAGATTATCCGCTCGCTCGGCTATATTTTTCTCGGGTACAGCGCGACGATACTGGCACTGGGGATGGAACGCATCGAGCCTTGGATGAACATTCTGGAAGCATTGATGTTTGCACTGACAAACTCGATCATCTCTCCTGTTCTGACGTTCGGGCTGCTGATCTTCTTCGAACGCTTCGCCCGCGTCACAACCGATCTCACGCTCATCGAACTGTCGCACTTCAATCATCCTCTGCTCAAGATGTTGTCCGAAAAAGCCCCCGGCACCTACCATCACAGTATGACTATGGCGAGTCTTGCCGAAGCAGCGGCCTCAGTGGTCGGAGCAAATGAAGTGCTTGCACGGGTCGGGGCCCTGTTTCATGATGTCGGGAAGATCGAAAAGCCGACGTACTTCGTCGAAAACCAGAAGGGTACTCGTAATCGTCATGACAAATTGTCGCCGCGGATGAGTTCGCTGATCATTCAGAACCACGTGAAGAAAGGCGTTTCTCTTGCACGCGAGCACACGCTTCCCGAAGAGGTAATTGACTTCATCCCGCAGCACCACGGCACGACGCGCATAGATTACTTCTATCGCAAGGCCATTGAGTTGGCAGAAAACTCCGATGATGAAACAAAGATTGATGAAATCAACGAGCAGGATTACCGCTATCCGGGCCCGAAGCCTCAAACGAAGGAAACCGGCATCCTGATGCTGGCGGATTCAATCGAGGCGGCCGCACGAACACTCGATGATCCGTCTCCCCAGAAGTTGGAGTCATTGATTGATGATCTGTTCAAGAAGCGGTTTGAAGAGGGCGAACTTGATGAGTCCCCATTGACGTTGAAGGATCTCACGAGAATCAAGAAGGCGTTTCTTGGTGTGTTGATCGGGGTATACCACGGGCGAGTGAAGTATCCGGAGAGTGAGAAGAAGAGTACCGGGGAGAAGCGTGATGCATCCGAGTCAGACAAGCGCGGCAGGATCAAGGAACAGGTTGAGGAATCAAAGCCAGCGGATGTCCCTGCCGAAGAGGGCAACAGGGCGTCGGTGTTTCCGAAAGAGGAACGCCTTTCACGAAGGATCAAATCCATCGACACGCAATGA
- the xerD gene encoding site-specific tyrosine recombinase XerD: MIEHCKSYLHYLALEKNASRNTIASYRFDLQRYLAFLEEHNVRNIRAIRESHTAQFLSSLKHDGLSPRSVTRALSAIKGFHKFLVGDGVTRRNPAEEVDAPKLSRLLPDVLSQNEVEMMLAQPAPTSKDKKQLWLRDRAVLETLYASGLRVSEVIGLKQSGILADEMLVRVFGKGSKERIVPIGGSALRWIDRYIRECRILLARRDKSEDAMFLSVRGTSLSRMAVWSIVQRYARQAGLEKDVHPHTLRHSFATHLLEGGADLRAVQEMLGHSDISTTQIYTHIDREYLKEVHRTFHPRG, translated from the coding sequence ATGATCGAGCATTGCAAGAGTTATCTGCATTATCTCGCCTTGGAGAAGAATGCATCGCGCAACACGATAGCATCGTACAGGTTTGATCTCCAGCGCTACCTTGCATTTCTTGAAGAGCACAACGTGAGGAATATACGGGCTATTCGTGAATCACACACGGCTCAATTTCTTTCTTCTCTCAAGCATGATGGGTTGTCGCCGCGTTCGGTAACGAGGGCGCTTTCTGCCATCAAGGGATTCCACAAGTTTCTCGTCGGTGACGGGGTAACCAGAAGGAACCCGGCGGAAGAAGTCGATGCACCGAAGCTTTCGCGCTTACTTCCCGATGTGCTGAGCCAGAATGAAGTGGAGATGATGCTCGCACAGCCCGCGCCAACCTCCAAAGACAAGAAGCAATTGTGGCTGCGCGACAGGGCAGTTCTTGAAACACTGTACGCAAGCGGACTGAGAGTTTCGGAGGTGATTGGTCTGAAACAATCAGGCATACTTGCGGACGAGATGCTTGTCCGAGTATTCGGAAAAGGATCGAAGGAGCGCATTGTCCCGATTGGCGGCTCGGCACTTCGATGGATTGACCGGTACATAAGAGAATGCAGGATACTGCTTGCACGGAGGGATAAGTCGGAAGATGCCATGTTTTTAAGTGTCCGGGGCACGTCGTTGAGCAGAATGGCAGTATGGAGTATCGTACAACGATATGCGCGTCAGGCCGGTTTGGAGAAAGATGTTCATCCGCACACGCTGCGTCATTCGTTCGCGACACATCTGCTTGAAGGAGGGGCGGATTTGCGCGCAGTGCAGGAGATGCTCGGCCATTCGGATATTTCGACAACGCAAATCTACACGCATATTGACCGCGAGTACCTGAAGGAAGTGCACCGCACGTTCCACCCTCGCGGGTAA
- a CDS encoding aminotransferase class V-fold PLP-dependent enzyme: MNNQSIRIENVRSEIVGIDTAVPVLDGSKRPYVFLDNAASTPAFKRVLKRIEDFMPWYSGVHRGTGFKSRIATQLYDSAHDVCGKFVGADLDRNIVVFLKNTTECINKLAHRFNFTKNDVVVTTGIEHHSNDLPWRKVASVVHIGVLNGGHIDVHEMRDILQRFKGRVKLVAVNGASNITGICSPIHEIAELAHGAGARVFVDAAQLVAHRPVNMLPDDDPRHIDFLAYSAHKIYAPFGTGVLVGPRNFFAAGEPDSVGGGVAAIVTLDHVEWNPAPHRDEAGSPNVVGGLALAEAVCVMNEMGMDSVAAHEQHLLEYAMKKLKKIPGMVYYGPIDRRDDKVGVITFNMEGMHPGLVGAILGTEGGIGVRNGYFCAQPYAKKLLNVDADHAEDAGCGVVTSDLSTFPGMVRASFGCYSNEDDVDALVGMLEIISRKEYKGTYIQDQDSGAFFAEGFDINYAEYFDPFDSQAEGKTQQFSESAWG; the protein is encoded by the coding sequence ATGAACAACCAGTCCATACGGATCGAGAATGTCCGTTCTGAAATTGTCGGAATCGACACAGCCGTTCCCGTGCTTGATGGCAGCAAGCGGCCGTATGTGTTTCTCGACAACGCGGCAAGCACGCCCGCATTCAAACGCGTGCTGAAGCGAATTGAGGATTTTATGCCATGGTACTCCGGCGTCCATCGGGGTACGGGTTTCAAATCAAGGATTGCGACACAATTGTACGACAGTGCCCACGATGTGTGCGGCAAATTTGTCGGCGCCGACCTCGATAGGAACATTGTGGTGTTCCTAAAGAATACAACCGAGTGCATCAACAAACTCGCGCATCGGTTCAATTTTACAAAGAACGATGTTGTTGTGACGACCGGGATTGAACATCACTCCAATGATTTGCCATGGCGCAAAGTGGCAAGCGTTGTTCACATCGGAGTTCTCAATGGCGGCCACATTGACGTGCATGAAATGCGGGACATCTTGCAGCGATTCAAAGGCCGCGTGAAGTTGGTAGCAGTCAACGGAGCATCGAACATTACCGGTATCTGCTCTCCTATCCACGAGATTGCAGAATTGGCGCACGGTGCCGGAGCCCGCGTGTTTGTTGATGCGGCACAACTCGTTGCTCACCGCCCGGTAAACATGTTGCCGGATGACGATCCGCGTCACATTGACTTTCTTGCCTACTCAGCACACAAGATCTACGCGCCGTTCGGAACCGGCGTTCTTGTCGGTCCGAGGAATTTCTTCGCGGCGGGGGAACCCGATAGCGTTGGCGGCGGCGTTGCCGCCATCGTGACACTGGATCATGTGGAATGGAACCCCGCTCCACATCGCGACGAGGCAGGCAGCCCGAATGTCGTCGGTGGCCTCGCGCTTGCTGAAGCAGTGTGTGTGATGAATGAGATGGGAATGGATTCGGTTGCAGCGCACGAGCAACATCTGCTCGAGTACGCGATGAAGAAATTGAAGAAGATTCCGGGGATGGTGTATTACGGGCCAATTGACCGACGTGACGACAAAGTGGGCGTCATAACGTTCAACATGGAGGGAATGCATCCTGGTTTGGTCGGCGCAATCCTCGGGACGGAAGGCGGCATCGGAGTCAGAAACGGTTACTTCTGTGCCCAACCGTACGCGAAGAAATTGCTGAACGTCGATGCCGATCATGCGGAGGATGCCGGATGCGGCGTTGTAACGTCCGACCTCAGTACGTTCCCGGGGATGGTTCGCGCGAGCTTTGGTTGCTATTCGAATGAAGACGACGTAGACGCATTGGTCGGGATGCTGGAGATTATCAGCCGTAAGGAGTACAAGGGCACATACATTCAGGATCAGGATTCGGGGGCATTCTTCGCCGAAGGGTTTGACATCAATTACGCCGAGTATTTCGACCCGTTTGACTCACAGGCGGAGGGCAAGACGCAGCAGTTTTCCGAATCGGCGTGGGGCTGA
- the lysA gene encoding diaminopimelate decarboxylase, whose amino-acid sequence MTSFRYLNHELYCEDARLSELIAEFGSPLYVYSRRAIVENCRAIEAAFEGYLHRTTYAVKANANVYLLKLIAEQGLGADVGSKGELFIALNAGFPPDSISFSGVGKRDDEIAYALEEDIYAFNVESKQELEVISTIASRLGKTARILLRLNLDIDAGTHAYISTGQKHNKFGISSRKAVEILGWAQHLPSVEIRGVHSHIGSQILSQRAFVEAAHALERVVGELRNNNIAVHEVDFGGGFGIRYHGVLTHPRLPAEKMESETLSAAEFLKTVLPILRKTECTITIQPGRSIVGDAGVLVTTVLYRKEQEGKNFVVIDGGMNDLIRPSLYQAHHQIVPLQLSNTIIEEVDVVGPCCESGDFFAQDRLLPLVSRGDVLAVLCAGAYGYVLSSNYNSRLRPAEVLVNGSQATSIRSRENLEDLLS is encoded by the coding sequence ATGACATCATTCCGCTACCTGAACCATGAGTTGTACTGCGAAGATGCAAGGCTATCCGAACTGATTGCGGAATTCGGCTCTCCATTATATGTCTACAGCAGAAGGGCCATCGTCGAAAACTGCCGCGCCATCGAAGCAGCCTTCGAGGGATATCTCCATCGTACAACGTATGCGGTCAAGGCGAATGCGAATGTTTATCTTCTGAAACTTATTGCTGAACAAGGTCTGGGCGCCGACGTTGGCTCCAAAGGCGAGCTGTTCATTGCGCTCAACGCCGGCTTCCCACCGGACTCCATCTCGTTCAGCGGGGTCGGCAAGCGCGACGATGAGATTGCATACGCGTTAGAGGAGGACATCTACGCCTTCAACGTCGAATCGAAACAAGAGCTTGAGGTCATCAGCACGATTGCATCGCGGCTTGGAAAGACGGCACGCATCCTCCTTCGTCTGAATCTCGATATTGATGCCGGGACGCACGCATATATCTCAACAGGGCAAAAGCACAACAAGTTCGGCATATCTTCACGCAAAGCAGTGGAGATACTGGGGTGGGCGCAACATCTTCCATCAGTTGAAATCCGGGGCGTTCATAGCCATATCGGCTCGCAGATACTGAGTCAGAGGGCTTTTGTCGAGGCGGCCCACGCGCTCGAACGCGTGGTCGGGGAATTGCGCAACAACAACATCGCCGTGCATGAAGTGGATTTCGGCGGCGGGTTTGGGATCAGATATCACGGTGTGCTCACGCATCCGCGGCTGCCGGCAGAAAAAATGGAATCTGAGACTCTTTCTGCAGCGGAATTCCTCAAAACCGTACTCCCGATATTAAGAAAGACGGAGTGTACAATTACTATTCAACCGGGACGTTCAATTGTCGGGGATGCCGGAGTTCTCGTTACAACGGTGTTGTACCGCAAGGAACAAGAGGGCAAGAACTTTGTTGTTATTGACGGGGGGATGAATGATCTGATTCGCCCGAGTTTATATCAGGCGCATCATCAAATAGTTCCCCTGCAACTCTCGAACACAATCATCGAAGAGGTTGACGTTGTGGGGCCGTGTTGTGAATCGGGCGATTTTTTTGCACAGGATCGGCTTCTTCCTCTCGTCTCGCGAGGAGATGTGCTTGCCGTCCTCTGTGCCGGCGCGTACGGATACGTTCTTTCATCGAACTACAACTCCCGTCTCCGGCCCGCAGAGGTTCTGGTGAATGGATCGCAGGCAACATCCATTCGCAGTCGGGAAAACCTTGAAGACTTATTGTCATGA